The region CGCGAGCAGCTCGCCGGGCCTGGCGTACACCGTCCCCACGCGCGTCCCCGCCCAGACCACGCCGGCAAGCATCATCACGGCGGCAAAGACCATCTGCGGTACCGTGCCCAGCCGCGCGCGCATCGATCGCGACGGCGGCGCCTGCTCGATCCTGCGGCGGTCGTAGTTGGAGCTCATGTCCGTCCTGGTTCCAAGGTTGAGAAGTCCGTCAGGCGACAGGGACCAGAATCCGGCCCTTGTCGTCCTTGAATGCTCTTCCGAGGCGATCAGCATAGCGCTCCATCGCCGCCACATCGTGTTCCCCAACTTCGTATTCCGCAGCCGTGGTAGGCGCGCGCTTCAGTCCCGTCCAGCTTAGCGCCTTCTTCACCAGCTTCCGCTCCCGCACGCGCGTGGCACCGCGCGCATTCGCGAACCCCCACATCCGCCGGCCTATCTGCGAATTCGTCAACGGACAGTCGGGATGGTTCTCCCGGATGAGGTGGATGAAGTGATCGCTCGCGATCACCCGTCTCGCCTCCTCCGCCCGTGCCTTCGATTCGACTTCCCGCGGCTCCAGCGTGACCCGCACGTCCGCGCCCAGTACCTGGGCGATCTGACCCAGCAGATCGAGCGAGACGTTATACCGTTCGTCGTGCTCGATGTTGCGGATCGTGGAAACGGACACGGGTTGCCGGAGCTGAGCGGCTACATCCTGGCGGCGCATCCCTCTAAGCTTCCGAAGACGCTTGAGGTCGCGCCCGATCCACTCGGCCATGACCTTTGTTGGTAATACGGTTGTAGTTATACGTATAAAGGTAGTGTCATTTACGGATTAGAGCAATACAATCCGGGGGTTAACGGCTTCTGGCGGGGCTCAAGGGAATCCAAGAGGTGAGAAGCCAGATCGCCAGCTTGGCAGATGGCCAGATGACTGCACCGGAAGCCCCTGCATTTTTGTGATATCGTTCTCGCCAGCTGGCACTCTGGCTCTCTGGCCTCTCAATTCTTGGATTCCCCGTCCAAATTCCGGAGCCTGAGATGATCCATTGCGGGGTATGGAGCTTGCCCCTTCTCCCCCGGCAGATCCCCAGGGGAAATTCCAGGAAATGAAAGAATCTGAAGGGCTGTACCGCTCGTTCCGGCTGCTCCGGCGCCTGGCGATCGGGAGCCTCGTGATCGTGCTCGGGATCGCCGTGTTCGGCTACGTCTTTTTCATGCGCGGGGTGGACATCCCGGAGGCCCGGGAGCTGGCCGAGCGCGAGCTCTCGAGCGGCACTCTCCGGTTCGGCGAGAAGGTGCACCGGCAGGCGCACGTGTACATGCGCCGCCCTGCGGACTATTTCCGCGGCACCAACGGGGTCCTCGCCGCTACCGACGAGCGGCTGATCTTCATCGGCGTGGCCCCCCAGGACAACCTCGAGAGCCTCGACGCGCCCCCGTCCATCATCGTGGAGGAGTTCCCCAACGATACTCTTTTAGGGGTGGATCCCGGGCACGTCTATTTCCTGAGCGCGCCGGGAGTGACGGTCAGGCGCGAGGGACGATCGGCGACCTTCGCCGCCACCCGCGCGCACCGCCGGGAGCTGGACTCGCTCGAAGCCTACGTCAACGGCTCGCACACGGCCCAGCGCGAGCTCGCGGCGCGGGAAGCGCAGCTCCGCGCCAAGGTGCGGGAGATCGCGAACGCGCCGCTCCATTACGTCGTGCAGCGCGGCGACGCCGTCTCCACCATCGCCAACACCTTCGGCACGACTGTCGAGCAGCTGCAGGCGTGGAACAATCTCGCCGGTCCGCGTATCCGGATCGGCGACCGGATGATCGTGAAGCCGCCGGGCCCGCGTCAGCCTCCCGCCGAGCCGGCTACGCCCAGGAGATGAGCAGGATGATCGCGCCCGCGCCCATGAGCAGCGCGGCCGCGATCCCGCCGGTGTTGATCAGCCAGCCGTTCCGCTTCTCGCCCATCACGCCGCGGTTGTTGCAGATGAGCAGGATCACGACGATGAGCGGCGGCGCGAGCACGCCGTTTACCACGGCCGCGCCGAACAGCATGCGCATCGGGTTCACCCCGCCGAAGTTCAGCGCCATGCCGATCAGCATCGCGAGCACGATGACGAAGTAGAAATGATGGGCCTGGCGCGGCTTGCGATTCATCCCCCGGTGCCACTGGCCCGCTTCCGCCACCGCATAGGCCGCCGAGCCCGCGAGGACCGGGACCGCGAGCATTCCCGTGCCGATGATTCCGATCGAGAACACGAGCGCCGCGGCCTTCCCCGCGAGCGGCTCGAGGGCCATGGCGGCATCCGCCGCGGAGTCGACCGTCGTGATCCCGGCCGGGTGCAGCGTCGCGCCGGCGGTGAGGATGATGAAGAACATGATCACGTTCGATATCAGCATCCCGGCGCCGACGTCTCGACCGGCGGACCTGAGCTCCCGCTCGATCGCGCGGCGCGGGCGGCCGGGCTCGGCTGCATCCGCGTAGTGCTCGACGTTTTGCGCTGCCTGCCAAAAAAAGAGATAGGGCGATATGGTCGTCCCGAGGATGGCGACGAACGTGAGCAGGTACCGGCGGTCCATCGCGAAGTGCGGATGGAACGTGCCGTCGAGCACCTCGATCCAATCCGGCTTGGCCAGAAAAGCAGCCGCGACGTAGGCAAACAGCGCCAACGCCAGCCACTTGAGCACGGAGCTCATCAGCCGGTACGACGAAAACACCAGGAACGCGATCGTGATCACGGTGAACAGGGGCACCCAGAGAATGCTTCTCCGCCCCGTGACGAGCCCGGCCGCGGCGCCCATCCCGCCGAGGTTGGCCGCGATGTTGACGACGTTGCCGAACAGCAGCAGCGCGCACACCGCCCAGAGCAGGTACTTCGAGTAATGATCCCGCACCACGGCCGCCAGTCCCTGCTGCGACACGAGCCCGATGCGCGCGCACATCAGCTGCACCGCTGTCATCAGCGGGAGCGTGATGATCGTCGTCCACAGCAAGCCGAAGCCGAACGCTGCTCCGGCCTGGGAGTAGGTCGCGATTCCCGACGGGTCGTCGTCCGCGGCGCCGGTGATGAGCCCGGGCCCGAGCTCGCGTCCGAAGCTCCGCAGCCGCGTCACGATAGTGCGGTCGTACTCCCGCTCGGGACGCGGCGCCTCGCGCCTCTCCTCCTTTTTCGGTGCGTCGGGCATAGGACCGAATCCTAGTGGCTGGCTACTGGGATTTGGATGGGGGATCCAAGTCGGGAGTGTGGCAGTCAGGAGGGAGCAGTTAGGAGAAACTCCCTACTCCCTCACTCCAGACTGCCACACTCCAGACTTGGATTCCTCGTAAGAATCCCAGGAGCCGTCAGAATCCGAACCAGTAGCTCGCCTTCACGAGGAAGATGTTGTCCGGATGCGCCCCGAACAGCGCGCTGCGGTCCCGTGAGAAATCGAAATCTCCGAGGGGCGCGAAGCCATGGCCTCACTCCTAGACGCGAGCTACCCTCGAAAAGGTTTCACAGCCGGCTGCGAAGAAACTCCGGGGTCATCGGCTGCAGCCACTGCGACAGCAGGATCATGGTGTCCGTGAGCATCAGCAGTCCGATCGCGATGAGCAGCGCGCCCGCGATCCGCGACATCCACACGAGTCCGCCGCGGTACCGCTCGAACAGGGCCACGAACCTGTCCACCATCAGCGCGGCCGCCACGAACGGAACCGCGAGGCCAAGCGAATAGGCGAGCAGCAGCACGAGCCCGCGATTGAGATCAGCCGAGCTCGCGGTGTAGGTGAGCACCGCTCCCAGAATCGGTCCGATGCACGGCGTCCACCCCGCCGCGAACGCCATTCCAACTACCAGCGTTCCGACATAGCCGAGCGGCTTCGTTGCCAGGTGAACCCGCCGCTCCCGCGCGAACGGCCCGAAGTTGAACGCGCCTATCAAATACAGCCCGAGCAGCACCACCAGCACGCCGCCGATCCGTCCCACCCACACCCGGTGGTAGCCCAGCAGCCGTCCGAAAGCCGTCGCAGTCGCGCCGAGGGCGAGGAAGACGAGCGTGAACCCGGTGACGAAAAGAAGCGAGTGCACCAGCGCGATCCGGCGCGATCGCTTCACGTCCTCGAGGCCGAGTCCGGTGATGAACGTCACGTAGCTGGGAATCAGCGGGAGGACGCAGGGCGAGAGAAAGCTCAGCACGCCCGCGGTGAAGCTGATCGCGAGGCCGACGGAATCAGATCCCTGCATCAGCTCCCGAGCGCCTCTTCGAGCGCTCTGGCAAGCGTCGCGTCTCCGGGCTGAATGGGCCCGGTCTTACGCCACCGGAGCACGCCCTCCCTGTCGATCAGGAAGGTCGCGGGCACGCCCACGACGTGGAACTGCGCGGAGACACGCTCGGCGGGATCGCGCCACACGGGATACGTCATCCGGAAATCGCGCATGAACGCGCGGATCGCGTCGTCAGCGCTCTCGGCGTCGACACTGATGCCGACCAGCTCGAGCCCGCGCGCCGCGTACCGCTCGTGCAGCGCCTGCAGCTCGGGGATCTCGTCCCGGCACGGATGGCACCACGTCGCCCACACGTTCAGCAGCACGACTTTCCCCCGCAGCGCCGCGAGCGACACGCTGTCACCGGCCAGCGACGTCGCGGCGTACGCGGGAACCGGCGCGCCGATGTCCACGCGCGCGATGCCCGCTTCGCCCGAGCATCCGGCAGCCGCCAGCGCGCAAAAGGCGAGCGCCCGCAACGTCAATCGCACTCGCGCTTCGCTCACCGGCCGGGATTCGACAGCTTCGCGAGCCGTATCGCGGACGGCTTCCCCGGCTCCGTCCAGGCGAAGATCGCGTCACCGCCGTGAATGATCATTCGGGGAAATCCGCTGGCGCGCGCGGCCGACGACGTGGCGACCGTGATCGCCGGCGCGAGCTTGCCGTCGGCCGTCATGTGCCGCACCCGCACCGCGGCGGTGTCTCCGCCGGTGCGCTCGATCCAGCTCACCAGCGCGCCGCCGTCACGCAGCAGCGCGACGTCGACGCGCCCCGCCGGCTGTCCTTCATCGATGCGCACCGGCGCCCCGAAAGACGCCCCCGCATCGGACGAGAAAGCGACTTTCACCTTGGCGCTGTCGTTCGCCGAAGTGAACCACGCGAGCGCCACTCGCTCGTCCTTCGCCGCCAGGGCCGGCCCGTTGACCGGGCACGCGGCGATCTTCCAGCCGTCGGCGTGAACCGGCACGGGCGTCGTCCACCGGTCGTTCACGCGCCGCGCGACGTAGATGTCGCGGATCTCGTCCGCCGACCTGTCGCGATACGCCACGATCGGTCCACCGGACGTGATCGCGACCGCGGTCTGGCAGCAATCGCACGCGCGCTCGTCGATCGGAGACTCCACGCCGAGGCGTCCGTCAGGCGCGATAGTCGTAGTCATGACCATCATCTCGTTCGTGGGCGAATGGCCGGCGGTGTTGTATTTCCGTCCGTCGAGCCAGACGGCGCCCACGTTCAAGCCTTCGCGCCAGAGCGTGACGAAACCGTGCTCGGTGTCGGACGAATCGCGGTGCGGTATCAGCGGCTCGCTCCACGTCGCGCCGCCGTCAGCGGACTGCGAGACGCGCACGCCATACGCGTAGGTCGCGGACCCGGTCCTCTGCAGCCAGTGCGCGACGAGCCGCCCGTCCCCCATCACCTTGATCGACGGGAAATCGGCCCAGTTCACGAAAAAATCGCGGCCCTCGCGAATCGTGCGCGGCGCTGACCACGACGCGCCGTCGTAAACGGCAAACTTGAGCGCGTGCGCCGAATCGATTGGCTCGAGCCAGCTGAGGTACATGACTCCGTCGGAGCCCAGCGCGAGGAACGGCTCGCCGGATCCAGGGCCCGCGGGACTCGTGACAGGCGTGACGAGAGGGACGGCACCCCGTCCGCCGGCATCTCCAACGCCCCCGCACGCCGCCGCGCCAAAGAGTGCGATCGGCACGAGAAGGCTGAAGGACAAAACGCATTTCATACCCACTGCTTCTCCGTTGCAAGACTCATCAGTCCAGCGGCGCAGAGCTTCTTGCATCGCTTGATCTCCTTTGCGCGAGTCTACGGACGCCGCTCGTCCCACCGTTTCCGCGGGTCTGGAGAAATATAGACCGCGACCACCCACGATCGATGGCGTATAAGTGTGGCCATCCGATATTCGTGGAAGCGAATGCGAGCGCGACCCGATTCACCCGCGACACGCGGAGCGCACGGAAGACATCGCGTCCAGCGAGCGAAGAATCGTCGCGATGACCGTCAGCGCGCCGAGAATCGGAGCGGCGTGCGATGCGATGACATCGGTACGTCAGTTTGACCGGGCAAAGGCACGTTTTATGCCCCATAAAATAAGCAGGCACATGCCCGTTCCCCACCCCGGAGAAACCAAGATGCCGCACCCAGCGAAGTCCGCCATGATGGAGAGCTGTATATCAGCCTGTACCGACTGTGCACGCACCTGCTGGGAAACCCACGCGCACTGTCTCGAGCTGGGCGGCGAGCACGCGTCCCGCTCGCACATCACACTGCTCGCCGACTGCGCCGAGATTTGCGCGACCAACGCGGCTTTCATGGCGCGAGGCTCGGACCTGCATGGGAAAATCTGTACCGCATGTGCCGCGGTCTGCGAAGCATGCGCGGAAAGCTGCGAGAGCATGGCCGGTTCCGACCAGACGATGAAGCGATGCGCCGAGATTTGCCGGAAGTGCGCGGCAGAGTGCCGGAAGATGGCCGCATGAGCGCCAACTCGAGGATCGCCGCCGGCTTGATGGTGATTTCGGCCGGTACCTTGGCTGCGGCATGCGCCGGCGAGCGCGAGGTGCCGGGCGAGGATACCGCCGTGGCCGCGGCTGCGCCTGCGGTCGGCGCCGCCGCCGAAGCCGATAAGGAGTTTCTTGCGAAGATGATCGGCCACCATAGCGGCATGCTTGTGATGGCAGAGGCCGCGATGGCATCCGCGACCGGCGAGGCGAAAAGCGACGCGCAAACAGCGCATCACATGCAGGCCATGGAAATAGACAGCATGTCCGCGATACTGAGTATGCGATACCTGACCATGATCACGCCAGCCGTGAGCGCAGAGGCCCGAATGATGGCCGACTCGCTGAAAAACCTGTCGGGCGCGTTCGTGACACACGCTTTCTATGACATGACGATCCAACACCACAGGGCGGCGATCGCAATGGTCGACGAATATTTGCCGCGCCTCTCACCGGCCATAGCAGCCATGACTTCCAAAATGAAGGTCGATCAGACCGCGGAGATCTCGGAGTTCCAGCGGAAGGCGGGCGAGGCTCATCCGTCCCGACCCTCACCATAGTCGCTAGTCCATCGGCATAGGAAGCGCGACCAGCACCGCCGTTACGGCGACAACCAGCGCCGCGATTCCGATCTCGACGCCGGCGGTCCGGCGCAGGCGCAATGCGCCGGTCTGGTCTCCGAGCGTCGGACGAACCCGCAACCAGTTGTACGCGCCAGTCAGCGCAGTCAAGGACAGCAGCCCGACCTTGAGCAGCAACACCCTGCCATAATCGGTGCCCGTGAGCGCGGCGAGGGAGCCCACATGAGTCCACGCCATGAACACTCCGGTCGCTCCGGCGAGCCCGCCGAAACCAAGTGCCGCCGGCGAGAACGCGTTTACGACATCGCGTACCACCGTCCATCTGTCATCGCGGTCGAGACGCCACGCCAATGGGAGTCCAACGAGGAACACCACCAACAGATTTCCGAGCCACCCGGACGCAGCGACGGTATGTATGGAGTTGGCCACGATCGATTGCGCAACCAGCCGTGGGACCGACGCGGCGTGACTCGCCAGCGCGAGTCCGACCACGAGCGCAACGGTTGCCGCGCCGGCCACATACCACGCTGCCTGCCGCGAGCGATGGATAGCGGCATACGAGGCGACCGCGGTGATCGCAGCGGCCATCTGCAGCAGCCACGCCCTCCCCCAGTTGGTATCGGTGAGCATCGGCGCGATCAGCGCTGGATCCCACATCTCGTTCCCGCCATGCATGGCGCGCGATTGAAGCAGGAGCCGCGCGATCGCCACTACAGCCACCGTGGCGGACGCGACGAGCCCCACTATGGCGGCCCCCCTCGCCGCCGCCGGGAGATAATCCGTCTTGATCTCGCGGTCGATTTCCAGCGAAACCCGTGCGAGCACGGTAAGCCGGAAAGCCACTGCCCCGATCGCGACGATCGCGCCGGCGAGCGTGAACCACCGCAGAATCACGGCGAGAAAATCCTTCGCCACCCCGCCCCGCTCATCGCCCGACGTAGCCGTGTGGCCCACCATCTCCGCATGCGACTGCGCGGGCGGCGACATCGTATCTCCGCCGGCCGCGTTGGAGTCGATCGCCAATTTGACCGTAAAGGGAAACTGGCCCGAGACGGGATGCCCGTCGGCGCCGGCCGTGCGCCATTCGACGCGATAGACTCCGGGCTCCAACACGCCGGGAATTTTCGCCGCCGCCACCATCCCCGGCAAAATTTCGAGGGGACCCAGTAATATGTCCCCGGCCGGTCCCGCAAGCCGGATCCGCGTGAACGTAAGCTCGGGCGCTTCTGTAAAAGTCAGCCGGATCACCCGCGGCGGGCTCGTGAGAACCGACTGCGCCGCGGGAGACGAGCTCCGCAATAGGCCGTGCGCGAGTGCCGCTCCCGGCAGTGCAATGGCGACAGCCCAGACAATTGCCGATAGTCGGCCGGCCCCGAAACGCATCAGTGCTGTCCGTGCGTTGTCGTCGAACTTGCCGCCACCGCGTGCGGACACGGCTTGCCCCCGACTACGTAGTGAGTACAGAACAGATGCGATGCGGCCCATCCGGAATGCTCCAGACATGCACTTCCGGCCGCGTCCGGACCGTGGAGCGGGTGAGCGACCACCGCGCCCGAAAGCCAGACGACGGCGAGAGCCGCTGTCGCCCCGGCGAACGCACGGCGGGTTATACGCGATGGGAGTGGAGGGCACTCTCCGGCCAGCCGGCGCACCCGCACGTCGAGCAGATCGTCGCGAATGAGGGGACTCACATGCGCGAGGCGAAGCGTGGTCCGCTCCTTCGCCGCCTTGATCAGTGCCGAGGCCATGACCAGGGGTCGGTCTCCTGCGCCGGCCAGATCAGCTTCCAGCTCGGCCTCGATCGCTACGTCGGCGGCCATGCGACTCAACGCGGGAATCCAGAACAGCGTCAGCCCTAAAAAGCGCAGTACGGAAAGGCGGAGTGGATCCCGGCGGAGGACATGACAAGCCTCGTGCGCGAGCACGCAGCGCAGCTCGTCGTCGGAGAGTGACGACTCGAGGGCTTCGGAAATACACACCTTCGGCCGCCAGCCTCCGAAAGTGAAAGCAGGATTCCCTGCCTCTCTCGCGATGAACACAACGGCGGGATTCAAGCCGGCCGTGTGCGCAGCGACGAACATCCGCGATCCCGGCACCGCCGGGCTGATGTCGAGACGTCGCATCCCGCGTCGCAGGCGAACTCCGGCACGCACCCTGTCAAAAATGGCGTACGCAAGACCGCCAGCGAGCAGCACGTGAATGACCCCGTGAATCGGCGCGAGCGCGAGGTGAAGAGTTACGAGGCAGATCGCGCCTACGCGCTCAAGCTGCCCCAGCTCTCCGAGTCCCGGGAGAGGAAGGTGGTGCGCGAACACCGGAACCGTACCCATCAGCAAGACAACAGCGATGCCTACGAGTAGCGCGCGCTCGTGCGCCGCCCCGCGTCGGGGGATCGCCCGGCTCGTCAACGATCCTCCTCTTCCGCCAATCTCTCTTGCACCAGGCGCGCAAGCTCTTCGAGCGCCTCATGGTCGGTTTCTGCCAGCACGTCCACTAGCGAGGCCGTGACGAGGTCCCGACTGAAACCAAGGACGCCCTCGACGAGACGGCGCGAGACATACGTGTCGAATGCGGCGCGGGAATACCGTGCGCCGAAATGGAGCAGGCCGTCGCGGCGCACGCGCTTGACCAATGCTTTCGCGACGAGCTTGTTGAGCACAGTGACGACCGTCAGCAGTTGCACCGGGTGCTGCCGCGCCACGCGCTCATGAACGGCGCGCGCCGGTGCCTCGCACTCGATATCCCATAGTGCAATCATGACTTTGGCTTCGAGGTCGCCCAGCACCTTGGCTACGCCGCGCGCGTCGAGACGCAGCGTGGGCCGTAATCGCGGGGGCTTCATCGCAACGCGGCGTGAAACACGATGCTGACCCAGTGCGTGTCCCAATCAGCGCCGGAGCCCGGCTCGGCGGGGGCGATGTGGATCCCGCGCACGTTCCAGAGCCCCGCCGCGCCCAGACGCACGACGATCTCACCGGACCGATCGGTCACGAGAGTCGTGTCGGGTGAAGTCACGACAGGCGACTCAAGGCTGGTCGCCGAGTGGACGACCGCCCCAGCCGTGAGACGCGCACCCTCGAGCGGCGCACCTCTATATAGAAGTCGAAAGCGCAACGTGTCACCGCGCCGCGCGGCGGATGGATCACGCACGGGGAGGAGCTCCAAAGGATGGCCTGCAACTTCGGCAAATGCGCGTGGGCCACCACGCCCGACCTGCACGAAAGTCTTCGCGTACTTCGCGTACCGCCGCGTCACGCTGTCCCGGCCAGCCAGCGTTCCGTCGGCCTCCAGACGTCGACGGGCTTCCGGCGCCCCCTCAAGCTCCAGGTATCGGAGAAAACTGCCGACGGATTCCCTGATGGAGCGTGGCTCGAGAGACACGGCGACGACGTATTGCGCGGAGCGGCGTGGGCGATGCCGGAGTCGCAGCGACTTGCCGTCAATCGCCAAGCCTGTAATGCGATCGGCGCCGCCCTTTGATATCAGCCGCGCATCGGCAACCCGCTCGACGGCGACCGCAGACTCGCTCGTTGGAAAGCGGCTGCTGGTCTGGCCCCGAACCTCTACCATCCCGCCCTGCCTCGCGTGGAACGCGTTGGGGACGAGCCAGAAATCGTGCGCCCACGAAACGGTGCCAACCGTCATCGCCAACGTCAACACCACGAACACCGCGCGCACCGGGTACCACCCGATCTTTGCTGTCGTTCGCGTCAGCCCGCGTGACAATAGTCGCATGGATCAAATCCCTGGATAAAAGGACAAGGCAGCTGGAATTACATGCCCGGGTGGCTTGCAGCGGCACCGGTCATGGTCGAGACGCGCGAGCGCTAGGGTTTCTTGGGCGGCGGCGGCATCGGCATCTTGCTGTGATCCATCCCCTCCATCGGATCGGGCTTCGGCGCCGGACGCGCAGCAGCCGGCCGTGCCGCCGGTTTCCGCGCGGGCGTGCCGGTCCGCCGTGCAGGAGTCGAACGCGCGGGCGTCGCACGCCGGGGTGCTGTCCGCGCGCGCGGAGCGGGGAGTGGCGCTGCCATCAGCGCCTCCAAGTGGGCTCTGTGCTCGGCGGGCATGTCCGCGATCATCTCGCGCATCATCCGGCTCAGCGTAGTGTCCGAGCGAATGTGGCGGCGCATCCCGGTGTCGGCCAGCATGCGCATGTGCAGCGCCATCACGTTTTCCGCGTGCCCGCCGGAATCGTGGCCCATCGCCGCGTGATCCATTCCGGCCATCCCCCCGGCACGGGAGCTATCAACGCCCGTCCGCGAGTGATCCATCCCCGCCATCGACGGAGTGGCGCCGGCGCGAGACGAGTCGTGTGCCATCCCCTGCATTCCGGCCATCCCCGGCATCGCGCCCATGGTGGAGTGATCCATTCCCGCCATCACTGCGCCACGCTCGACGGTCGGCGTGGGAAAGGCGGCGAGAAAGCCCAGGACGGGTCCACCCATGTTCTGGATTCCCATCATTCGCGCCATCGCCAGCCATTCGTCGCGCGTCTGAACGAAAGAGCTGTCGTCGCGATACCGGCGAGCCGCGAGCAGGATTTCGGCCCGCTTCCGCTCCCGAGGGACCGCGGGATTCGCGAGTATGTCGGAAACCACGTCGTGCATCGAGTGAAGGTTGTCGAAAATGATCGCGGCTTCGGGATAGCGAGCTGTGAACAGCGGCGCGACCTCGGGGGTCATCGGCATGACGCGCGGCATCCATGTCGGCGGGTCCTCGATCATTTGCCGGAAGCGCGTCACGGTGGCGAGTACGCCCGTCTGCCGCTCGTCCTTGTTCTTCCCCGCCAGTAGCGGCTCGTATAGTCCTATCTGCAGCCAGTGGTAGGCCCAGATCAATCCGTTGAACTTGGGATAATTCTTTCGGAACGCCGTGGAGTACGGCTGGCCCTCCATTAGCTCCATCGTCTTCGGCATGGAGCTGAAAGCGAGATCGGGGCGGGACTTGTAGTACGCCACCATCTCTGCGACGAGCGCATCCTTTCGCTCGACAGGAATGCGCTCGTCCGCCCAGACGTCATATATCTGGCGGTGAAGCAGGTGCGCCCAATCGAACATCAGCTTGGCCTCTGGCGCCAGCTTCGCGTACTGGATCTCAATGGCCGATTCCTCCAATGGTACGTGCGGAGGATGGACGAGTATTTCCTTGGTGAGGCGATCGTACCATCTCACCTCTAGCTCGCTCACCGGAGCATTGGGCTTGGTCCAAAGCGACTCATATAGTATGGCGTGTCCGAAATCGAATGCGTTGAACAGCTTCGCGCCGGCCGGATAGTTGTGCAGGAACTGCCAGTTGAACTCCCCCGGCAGATAAAACTGCTCGTACGTGCGCGACCACTGTGCCCCGGCGGGAACGCTGAACGCCGCCGCGGCGAGCACTCCGAAAATCGCGGTCCGGAGCCGGAGTGGCGCGGCTCCAAATTGAATACGCATAGTCCTACCTCACCGCGCGACCGATCGGGAACAACGATCTGATCCCGAACGCACGCGCCAATCCGAATGTGATGTGCCAAGCCTGCTCGTCGCCCGTAATCGCCTTTCCGACCCCGCCGTCTATGGAGATCGTCGGTGATACCTGATACCTGACACCGGCGCCAATGCTCCACTCCGTGTCCTCGGCCTCGACGATCGGCTGCCGCGCGACCGTCTCCGCAGTGATCAACAGGGCCTTGAGCGGGAAAGTGCGATCGACGGCGACGCCGGCCATCCAGCGCGACAGGTCCGGCGCGCCGAGCCGAACGGAGCCGGGGGCCGGCTCACTGCCGAAGGTGTATGCTCCGTTCAGGTGGAAGCGAGCCCATGACAGCGAACGCGTCGCAATCCCCTTCACGGTCCCATACGTGTCCTCGTGCGCCAGCGACCCGACGGGGAAAAGGACTTCAGCCGCCACGCCGAGGGCAGGAATGGAAGTTTCCGCATTGAGATTATGCAGCGCGGAAAAGGTAATGCCGCTCAAGCCGGCGTTGCGCGCGCCGCCGCCGGCATCCGCATAGGCGATCGGGAAGCCAAGCTCGACATGAGTACGGGGAAATATCCCGTACGCGATCTCAGGCTCCACCTCCCAGCTGTACAATCCCCCGCGCGCGCGCTCGAGCCGCAGGGGCGCTAACTGCAGTTCAAAGGCGTAGCGCTCCGTCGCATAGGCGTCCTCGACCGTGATCGGACGACCCGCATCGGTGTTGTAATAGTCGGTTTGTGCTGCGGCCGGGACCGCGGCGAGGCAGGACGTCATGGCAATCAGGCAAGAAACGCGGAGACTCATGGCATTTGGAAAGGGTAGACCAGCCCGGTACGCACCTTTTATGCCGGATAAAGCTAACCCTCGCAGTGAGCTATTTGGAACCCCTGAGCCCGCCGGCGACGCTCGCTCTCACAGTCACCACGGTGATACTTTTTCTCCGTGACCAACCCCGCGCACGAGTCTGCCTGCGCTCCGCGGAGCAC is a window of Gemmatimonadaceae bacterium DNA encoding:
- a CDS encoding cytochrome c biogenesis protein CcdA; this translates as MQGSDSVGLAISFTAGVLSFLSPCVLPLIPSYVTFITGLGLEDVKRSRRIALVHSLLFVTGFTLVFLALGATATAFGRLLGYHRVWVGRIGGVLVVLLGLYLIGAFNFGPFARERRVHLATKPLGYVGTLVVGMAFAAGWTPCIGPILGAVLTYTASSADLNRGLVLLLAYSLGLAVPFVAAALMVDRFVALFERYRGGLVWMSRIAGALLIAIGLLMLTDTMILLSQWLQPMTPEFLRSRL
- a CDS encoding TlpA disulfide reductase family protein → MSEARVRLTLRALAFCALAAAGCSGEAGIARVDIGAPVPAYAATSLAGDSVSLAALRGKVVLLNVWATWCHPCRDEIPELQALHERYAARGLELVGISVDAESADDAIRAFMRDFRMTYPVWRDPAERVSAQFHVVGVPATFLIDREGVLRWRKTGPIQPGDATLARALEEALGS
- a CDS encoding sialidase family protein — translated: MKCVLSFSLLVPIALFGAAACGGVGDAGGRGAVPLVTPVTSPAGPGSGEPFLALGSDGVMYLSWLEPIDSAHALKFAVYDGASWSAPRTIREGRDFFVNWADFPSIKVMGDGRLVAHWLQRTGSATYAYGVRVSQSADGGATWSEPLIPHRDSSDTEHGFVTLWREGLNVGAVWLDGRKYNTAGHSPTNEMMVMTTTIAPDGRLGVESPIDERACDCCQTAVAITSGGPIVAYRDRSADEIRDIYVARRVNDRWTTPVPVHADGWKIAACPVNGPALAAKDERVALAWFTSANDSAKVKVAFSSDAGASFGAPVRIDEGQPAGRVDVALLRDGGALVSWIERTGGDTAAVRVRHMTADGKLAPAITVATSSAARASGFPRMIIHGGDAIFAWTEPGKPSAIRLAKLSNPGR
- a CDS encoding helix-turn-helix transcriptional regulator, producing MAEWIGRDLKRLRKLRGMRRQDVAAQLRQPVSVSTIRNIEHDERYNVSLDLLGQIAQVLGADVRVTLEPREVESKARAEEARRVIASDHFIHLIRENHPDCPLTNSQIGRRMWGFANARGATRVRERKLVKKALSWTGLKRAPTTAAEYEVGEHDVAAMERYADRLGRAFKDDKGRILVPVA
- a CDS encoding LysM peptidoglycan-binding domain-containing protein; translation: MKESEGLYRSFRLLRRLAIGSLVIVLGIAVFGYVFFMRGVDIPEARELAERELSSGTLRFGEKVHRQAHVYMRRPADYFRGTNGVLAATDERLIFIGVAPQDNLESLDAPPSIIVEEFPNDTLLGVDPGHVYFLSAPGVTVRREGRSATFAATRAHRRELDSLEAYVNGSHTAQRELAAREAQLRAKVREIANAPLHYVVQRGDAVSTIANTFGTTVEQLQAWNNLAGPRIRIGDRMIVKPPGPRQPPAEPATPRR
- a CDS encoding DUF305 domain-containing protein; this encodes MRGKLREHGRFRPDDEAMRRDLPEVRGRVPEDGRMSANSRIAAGLMVISAGTLAAACAGEREVPGEDTAVAAAAPAVGAAAEADKEFLAKMIGHHSGMLVMAEAAMASATGEAKSDAQTAHHMQAMEIDSMSAILSMRYLTMITPAVSAEARMMADSLKNLSGAFVTHAFYDMTIQHHRAAIAMVDEYLPRLSPAIAAMTSKMKVDQTAEISEFQRKAGEAHPSRPSP
- a CDS encoding divalent metal cation transporter — protein: MPDAPKKEERREAPRPEREYDRTIVTRLRSFGRELGPGLITGAADDDPSGIATYSQAGAAFGFGLLWTTIITLPLMTAVQLMCARIGLVSQQGLAAVVRDHYSKYLLWAVCALLLFGNVVNIAANLGGMGAAAGLVTGRRSILWVPLFTVITIAFLVFSSYRLMSSVLKWLALALFAYVAAAFLAKPDWIEVLDGTFHPHFAMDRRYLLTFVAILGTTISPYLFFWQAAQNVEHYADAAEPGRPRRAIERELRSAGRDVGAGMLISNVIMFFIILTAGATLHPAGITTVDSAADAAMALEPLAGKAAALVFSIGIIGTGMLAVPVLAGSAAYAVAEAGQWHRGMNRKPRQAHHFYFVIVLAMLIGMALNFGGVNPMRMLFGAAVVNGVLAPPLIVVILLICNNRGVMGEKRNGWLINTGGIAAALLMGAGAIILLISWA